A window of the Butyricimonas faecalis genome harbors these coding sequences:
- a CDS encoding aldo/keto reductase translates to MKEEQNIVNNADMSRRNFLKRTVLAGAAICIAPTLEKVTAAERVIDGKSVVPHTAIPAGIAAVRTQRTLGSGKAAFTVSSMGYGCMGLNHNRSQYPSKENEIALVREAVERGVTLFDTAESYGYHVNEKLVGEALKGYTDRVFISSKFGHKFVNGVQVKTEEDSTPANIRRVCENSLRNLGVETLGMFYQHRIDPNTPIEVVAETVGELIKEGKILHWGMCEVNVETIRRAHKICPVTAIQSEYHFMHHTVEENGVLALCDELGIGFVPYSPLNRGFLGGMINEYTRFDPTNDNRQTLPRFQPEAIRANYRIVEVLNAFGRTRGITPAQVALAWLMNKKTFIVPIPGTTKLSHLEENLRACDIVFTAEEMNELEKAVTAIPVMGSRYDALQESKIQK, encoded by the coding sequence ATGAAAGAGGAGCAAAACATTGTAAATAATGCAGACATGAGCCGTCGGAATTTTCTGAAACGGACGGTATTGGCAGGTGCAGCCATCTGTATTGCACCGACATTGGAGAAAGTAACGGCAGCGGAAAGAGTCATTGACGGCAAATCCGTAGTACCCCACACAGCCATTCCGGCAGGTATCGCCGCAGTCCGCACGCAAAGAACATTGGGCAGTGGAAAAGCAGCGTTTACCGTTTCCTCTATGGGCTACGGTTGTATGGGGTTAAACCACAACCGCAGCCAGTATCCAAGCAAGGAAAATGAAATAGCACTAGTACGTGAAGCCGTCGAACGTGGTGTTACCCTTTTTGACACCGCAGAAAGCTATGGCTACCATGTCAATGAAAAATTGGTAGGCGAAGCCTTGAAAGGATACACCGACCGGGTATTCATTTCTTCCAAATTCGGACACAAGTTCGTGAACGGCGTGCAGGTAAAGACGGAAGAGGACAGCACTCCGGCAAACATTCGCCGCGTATGCGAGAACTCCCTGCGTAACCTTGGCGTGGAGACACTTGGTATGTTCTATCAACACCGCATCGACCCGAATACACCTATCGAGGTTGTTGCCGAAACGGTCGGCGAACTTATCAAAGAAGGTAAAATCCTGCATTGGGGAATGTGCGAGGTAAATGTCGAAACCATTCGTCGTGCGCACAAAATCTGCCCCGTTACAGCCATTCAAAGTGAATATCACTTCATGCACCATACAGTGGAAGAAAACGGAGTGCTGGCCCTTTGTGATGAATTGGGCATCGGTTTCGTACCCTACAGCCCCCTGAACAGAGGTTTTCTCGGTGGCATGATTAACGAATACACGCGATTCGACCCTACCAACGACAACCGGCAAACCCTACCCCGTTTCCAGCCCGAAGCCATTCGTGCCAACTACCGGATCGTCGAGGTGCTGAACGCTTTTGGCCGAACAAGAGGTATCACTCCCGCACAAGTGGCATTAGCTTGGCTGATGAACAAAAAAACGTTTATTGTTCCCATCCCCGGCACAACCAAACTCTCGCATTTGGAAGAAAATCTGAGAGCTTGCGACATCGTGTTCACGGCAGAGGAAATGAATGAATTGGAAAAAGCGGTAACTGCCATTCCGGTCATGGGCAGTCGCTACGATGCTTTACAAGAGTCTAAAATTCAGAAATAA
- a CDS encoding helix-turn-helix domain-containing protein: MSEIMKIDTVQQYNDYFGIETCHPLVSVIEGKKAKPLRFCKKLYNIYAILLKDTNCGNLKYGQSIYDYQKGTMLFLAPGQVMGSEDDGVLHQPEGWVLALHPELLRGTPLASLIREYSYFSYNANEALHLSEQERKTIIDCMEKIRIELQYPIDKHSKSLIIDNIKLLLDYCIRFYDRQFITRENVNKDILTRFENLLEDYFSSDAPAEKGMPSVQYCADKLCLSANYFSDLCRKETGMSALKHIQQKMFDVAKERVFNVSKSISEISYELGFPYPQHFSRWFKKMAGSTPNEYRQNTLN, translated from the coding sequence ATGAGTGAAATAATGAAAATAGATACGGTCCAGCAATACAATGACTATTTTGGAATAGAAACTTGTCATCCGTTGGTCAGTGTGATTGAGGGGAAGAAAGCAAAACCGTTACGGTTTTGCAAAAAACTATATAATATTTATGCCATATTGCTGAAAGATACGAATTGCGGCAATTTGAAATATGGTCAAAGTATCTATGATTATCAGAAAGGTACAATGCTTTTTCTTGCACCCGGCCAGGTAATGGGGTCGGAAGATGACGGGGTGTTGCATCAACCCGAAGGGTGGGTACTGGCTCTTCATCCTGAACTTTTAAGGGGTACACCATTGGCAAGTCTTATACGGGAATATTCTTATTTTTCATATAACGCCAATGAAGCGTTGCATTTGTCGGAACAGGAGCGAAAGACTATTATTGATTGCATGGAAAAAATTCGTATCGAGTTACAATATCCGATAGATAAGCACAGTAAATCATTGATAATAGATAATATTAAGCTCTTGCTTGACTATTGCATACGCTTTTATGACAGGCAGTTTATAACTCGCGAGAATGTCAATAAAGATATTCTGACACGTTTTGAAAATCTTTTAGAAGATTATTTTTCATCCGATGCTCCGGCAGAGAAAGGTATGCCATCGGTACAATATTGTGCCGATAAGTTGTGTCTCTCTGCTAATTATTTCAGTGATTTGTGTCGAAAGGAAACAGGGATGTCCGCTTTGAAGCATATTCAGCAGAAGATGTTCGATGTGGCGAAAGAACGGGTATTTAATGTTTCTAAATCAATCAGTGAGATATCATACGAATTGGGATTTCCTTATCCGCAGCATTTCAGTCGTTGGTTTAAGAAAATGGCAGGGAGTACACCGAATGAATACAGGCAAAACACCCTCAATTGA
- a CDS encoding ATP-binding protein, producing METIKRILQNKITDRITPGKAILIFGARRVGKTVLMRRIVDEYPGKTMMLNGEDYDTQALLTNRTIANYRHLLEGIDLLVIDEAQSIPHIGSILKLIVDEIKGIKVLASGSSSFDLLNKTGEPLVGRSTQFILTPFSQQEINQIETPFQTRQNLEARLIYGSYPEVVTIDSFEQKTDYLRDIVRAYLLKDILAIDGLKNSSKMLELLRLIAFQLGSEVSYEELGRQLGMSKTTVEKYLDLLEKVFVVFRLGAFARNLRKEVTKVGKWYFYDNGIRNAIIGNFSPLAIRQDTGALWENYLIGERRKANFNEGQHKEFYFWRTYDKQEIDLIEEYSENLTALEIKWGNKIPTLPKIFQEAYPHAKYHVINRDNYQEFI from the coding sequence ATGGAAACCATCAAAAGAATTCTCCAAAATAAAATCACAGATCGAATCACTCCCGGTAAAGCAATTCTAATTTTCGGGGCTCGCCGCGTAGGGAAAACAGTCCTCATGCGTAGAATCGTAGACGAATATCCCGGAAAAACGATGATGCTCAACGGAGAAGACTACGACACACAGGCGTTGTTAACAAATCGTACTATTGCCAATTACCGACATTTACTTGAAGGGATTGACTTATTAGTCATTGACGAGGCACAAAGTATTCCACACATCGGCAGCATATTAAAACTAATTGTTGACGAAATAAAAGGGATTAAGGTGCTTGCCAGTGGGTCTTCATCCTTCGATTTGCTTAACAAGACAGGGGAACCTCTCGTTGGACGGAGCACTCAATTTATACTTACTCCTTTCTCCCAGCAAGAAATCAACCAAATAGAAACACCTTTCCAAACCCGTCAAAATCTTGAGGCACGTCTCATCTACGGTTCTTATCCAGAAGTCGTTACAATTGATAGTTTCGAACAGAAAACAGACTATTTACGCGATATTGTCAGAGCTTATTTACTAAAAGACATCTTAGCCATTGACGGCTTAAAAAATTCAAGTAAAATGCTGGAACTACTCCGGCTTATTGCCTTCCAATTAGGTAGCGAAGTTTCATACGAAGAATTAGGACGACAATTGGGGATGAGTAAAACTACAGTAGAAAAATATCTTGATCTATTAGAAAAGGTTTTTGTCGTATTCCGCCTAGGTGCATTTGCCCGCAATTTACGCAAAGAAGTTACCAAGGTCGGTAAATGGTATTTTTATGACAATGGCATTCGTAACGCCATCATTGGAAACTTTTCTCCGTTAGCTATCCGGCAAGATACTGGAGCTCTTTGGGAAAATTATTTAATCGGAGAACGACGCAAAGCGAATTTTAACGAAGGGCAACACAAAGAATTTTATTTTTGGCGCACTTATGACAAACAAGAAATAGATTTGATCGAAGAATACTCGGAAAACTTAACAGCTCTAGAAATCAAATGGGGAAACAAAATCCCAACCCTACCCAAAATCTTTCAGGAAGCGTACCCTCATGCAAAATATCACGTAATAAATCGAGATAATTACCAAGAATTCATATAG
- the lepA gene encoding translation elongation factor 4, giving the protein MKNIRNFCIIAHIDHGKSTLADRLLETTGTVVGKDLQAQVLDDMDLERERGITIKSHAIQMDYHYKGEKYVLNLIDTPGHVDFSYEVSRSIAACEGALLIVDATQGIQAQTISNLYLAIDNNLEIIPVLNKMDMPNAMPEEVKDQIEELIGCDRDDIIEASGKTGLGVDRILEAVVERIPAPTGDPDAPLQALVFDSEFNSFRGIITYCRIMNGSLRKGDIVKFVSTGKEYAADEIGVLRLEQEPRNELKTGDVGYIISGIKTSSEVKVGDTITHVERPCSAAIEGFKEVKPMVFAGIYPIDSEDYEDLRASIEKLQLNDASLTFEPESSAALGFGFRCGFLGMLHMEIVQERLDREFDMNVITTVPNVMYIAHTTKGEVFEMHNPSDMPSPTVLDYIEEPYIKAQIITPTDYIGQIMTLCLGKRGVLIKQHYLTGNRIELNYEMPLAEIVFDFYDKLKSITKGYASFDYFQIGYRRANLVKLDILLNGESVDALSALIHFDNAYSFGKRICEKLKELIPRQQFDIAIQAAIGAKIISRETIKAVRKDVTAKCYGGDISRKRKLLEKQKKGKKRMKQIGNVEVPQKAFLAVLKLD; this is encoded by the coding sequence ATGAAGAACATTAGGAATTTCTGTATAATCGCACATATTGACCACGGTAAGAGTACACTTGCCGACCGTTTATTGGAAACAACCGGAACTGTAGTAGGGAAAGATTTGCAAGCACAGGTGCTTGACGATATGGATCTGGAACGAGAGCGAGGCATCACCATCAAGAGCCATGCCATACAGATGGATTATCATTACAAGGGAGAGAAATATGTTCTAAACTTGATAGACACCCCGGGACACGTGGACTTCTCGTACGAAGTATCACGCTCTATTGCAGCCTGCGAGGGTGCGCTACTGATTGTCGATGCCACGCAAGGAATTCAAGCACAAACCATTTCGAATCTTTATCTCGCTATTGACAATAACTTGGAAATTATACCCGTCTTGAACAAGATGGATATGCCCAACGCCATGCCGGAAGAAGTGAAAGACCAAATTGAAGAACTGATCGGATGCGACCGGGATGATATTATCGAAGCCAGCGGAAAAACCGGACTGGGCGTGGACAGAATACTGGAAGCAGTTGTAGAACGGATTCCTGCTCCCACGGGAGATCCGGATGCACCTCTTCAAGCTTTGGTGTTTGACTCGGAATTCAACTCTTTCCGCGGAATCATCACCTATTGCCGCATCATGAACGGTAGCTTGAGAAAGGGGGACATCGTAAAATTCGTGAGCACGGGCAAAGAATACGCTGCCGACGAAATCGGAGTATTACGCCTGGAACAAGAACCCCGTAATGAATTGAAAACAGGAGATGTGGGATACATTATTTCCGGAATAAAAACTTCATCCGAAGTAAAAGTCGGGGATACCATCACACACGTGGAACGTCCATGCTCCGCCGCCATCGAGGGCTTCAAGGAAGTAAAACCCATGGTCTTCGCCGGGATCTACCCGATTGATTCGGAGGATTACGAAGACCTGCGTGCCTCTATCGAAAAACTACAACTAAACGATGCTTCCCTAACCTTCGAGCCTGAATCCTCAGCTGCTCTTGGATTTGGTTTCCGCTGTGGATTCCTCGGAATGCTCCACATGGAAATTGTACAGGAACGTCTGGACCGAGAATTCGACATGAACGTGATTACCACGGTTCCCAACGTTATGTACATCGCCCACACCACCAAAGGCGAAGTCTTTGAAATGCACAATCCCTCCGATATGCCCTCGCCCACGGTACTAGACTATATCGAAGAGCCTTATATAAAAGCACAAATCATCACGCCCACCGACTACATCGGCCAAATCATGACCCTTTGTCTCGGCAAACGAGGCGTATTGATAAAGCAACACTACCTGACAGGAAACCGGATCGAGTTGAACTACGAGATGCCATTGGCAGAAATCGTGTTTGACTTCTACGACAAACTGAAAAGCATCACGAAAGGTTACGCCTCTTTCGACTACTTCCAGATCGGTTATCGTCGGGCCAACCTCGTAAAACTGGATATATTGCTAAACGGTGAATCCGTGGATGCCCTGTCCGCTTTAATTCACTTTGACAATGCTTATTCTTTCGGGAAACGCATTTGCGAGAAACTAAAAGAACTCATTCCCCGCCAGCAATTCGATATTGCCATTCAGGCTGCCATCGGTGCAAAAATTATCTCCCGCGAAACGATTAAAGCCGTTCGCAAGGATGTAACCGCAAAATGTTACGGAGGTGATATCTCCCGTAAACGTAAATTGTTGGAGAAACAGAAAAAAGGAAAGAAACGAATGAAACAAATCGGTAACGTCGAGGTGCCACAAAAAGCATTCCTCGCGGTACTGAAATTGGATTAA
- a CDS encoding uracil-xanthine permease family protein, with the protein MDANHLSAFQKGVIGVQFLFVAFGSTVLVPLLVGLDPSTALLTAGIGTLIFHLVTKGMVPIFLGSSFAFIAPIIKASELYGMAGALSGMVAVGAVYGLMSLLVKLRGTDFIKKLFPPIVIGPVIILIGLSLAGSGVKMASENWVLALISLITAVIVSLKGRGLLKLIPIFCGIIVGYLVALFFYNVDTTPIKEAAWFALPQFVTPDFSWEAIIYMTPVAIAPVIEHIGDVYAVNSVTDKDFVKNPGLHRTLLGDGLACAFAGLVGGPPVTTYSEVTGAVSLTKVTSPAVIRIAAVTGIVFSVFGKISALLKSIPASVLGGIMLLLFGTIASLGMSNLIQNKVDLSNTRNMIIVSLILTFGIGGAAFEWNNFSMSGIGLAALLGVILNLVLPTKESKA; encoded by the coding sequence ATGGATGCGAATCACCTTTCAGCCTTTCAAAAAGGAGTTATCGGGGTACAATTTCTTTTCGTTGCTTTTGGTTCGACAGTACTTGTTCCTTTGCTCGTAGGGCTTGATCCATCAACAGCACTCCTGACAGCAGGAATCGGAACATTAATTTTCCATCTTGTCACGAAAGGCATGGTTCCCATCTTCCTCGGAAGTAGTTTCGCATTCATTGCTCCAATCATCAAAGCCAGTGAATTGTACGGGATGGCCGGGGCTCTCTCCGGGATGGTCGCCGTGGGTGCGGTCTACGGGCTCATGAGCCTGTTGGTAAAATTACGGGGGACCGACTTCATCAAGAAACTATTTCCCCCGATCGTGATTGGACCAGTAATCATATTAATCGGCCTTTCCTTGGCAGGCTCCGGGGTAAAAATGGCGAGCGAGAATTGGGTTTTGGCTCTAATCTCTCTTATCACGGCTGTCATCGTCTCTCTGAAAGGTCGGGGATTATTAAAATTGATCCCCATATTCTGTGGGATCATTGTCGGATACCTCGTGGCGCTTTTCTTCTATAACGTGGATACTACCCCGATTAAAGAAGCTGCTTGGTTTGCCCTTCCCCAGTTCGTTACCCCCGATTTCTCTTGGGAAGCCATCATTTACATGACACCCGTGGCCATCGCTCCGGTAATTGAACACATCGGAGATGTATACGCGGTGAACAGCGTTACCGACAAAGATTTCGTGAAAAATCCCGGATTACACCGTACGCTATTGGGCGATGGCCTTGCTTGCGCTTTTGCCGGATTAGTAGGAGGACCTCCCGTAACCACGTATTCCGAAGTTACCGGAGCCGTATCTTTAACAAAAGTCACTAGCCCTGCCGTGATTCGAATTGCAGCAGTAACGGGGATCGTCTTTTCTGTTTTCGGTAAAATCAGTGCCTTGTTAAAATCCATCCCTGCATCTGTTTTAGGCGGAATCATGCTACTCTTGTTCGGAACGATTGCTTCTTTGGGAATGAGTAATTTAATCCAAAACAAAGTTGACCTCTCCAACACCCGCAACATGATTATCGTCTCTTTAATCCTAACTTTCGGTATTGGCGGAGCCGCATTCGAATGGAATAATTTCTCCATGTCCGGCATTGGCCTTGCCGCTTTACTAGGCGTCATTCTAAACTTAGTTTTACCAACAAAAGAATCCAAAGCGTAA
- a CDS encoding YicC/YloC family endoribonuclease, with the protein MIKSMTGFGKATVDCGTKKVIVEVKSLNSKQLDINLRTPSIYKEKDIEIRNMIKNVLERGKVDVYIYFDNAEDEKDVAVNQSVVRQYYNQMLEVADSLGVEINKSELLQTIMRFPDTMQAKVEELDEEGWNCLKSAIEKALSDVDAFRIQEGKVLIADILKRIELIKSLSGEVPQFEKQRVVTIKQRLQDKMKEWGEIKNIDENRLEQEIIYYLEKLDITEEKVRLANHCKYFVETVEKEEAPGRKLGFIAQEIGREINTMGSKANDHDIQKLVVRMKDELEKIKEQSLNVL; encoded by the coding sequence ATGATAAAATCAATGACCGGCTTTGGTAAAGCAACCGTGGACTGCGGGACAAAGAAAGTGATCGTGGAGGTGAAAAGTCTGAATTCAAAACAATTGGATATTAACCTGAGGACCCCGAGTATTTATAAAGAGAAAGATATAGAGATCCGGAATATGATAAAGAACGTTCTGGAACGCGGGAAAGTGGACGTGTATATCTATTTTGATAATGCAGAGGATGAAAAGGATGTTGCCGTGAACCAGTCGGTTGTGAGACAGTATTACAATCAGATGTTGGAAGTCGCCGATTCGCTGGGTGTAGAAATCAACAAGAGTGAATTGTTGCAGACCATCATGCGTTTCCCCGATACGATGCAAGCTAAGGTGGAAGAGTTGGATGAAGAAGGTTGGAATTGCTTGAAGAGTGCTATCGAGAAAGCCTTGTCGGACGTTGATGCTTTCCGTATTCAAGAGGGTAAAGTTTTGATTGCAGATATTTTGAAACGAATCGAGTTGATCAAAAGCTTGTCAGGTGAAGTGCCCCAATTCGAGAAACAACGAGTGGTTACCATCAAGCAACGCTTGCAGGATAAGATGAAAGAATGGGGAGAGATCAAGAATATCGATGAAAACAGATTGGAGCAGGAAATTATCTATTACTTGGAGAAATTGGATATCACGGAAGAGAAAGTTCGTTTGGCAAATCATTGTAAATATTTTGTCGAAACCGTGGAGAAAGAAGAAGCCCCGGGACGTAAACTCGGATTTATCGCCCAAGAGATCGGTCGCGAAATCAATACCATGGGTTCCAAAGCCAATGATCATGACATCCAGAAGCTGGTTGTTCGCATGAAAGATGAACTGGAAAAAATAAAAGAACAAAGCCTCAATGTTTTGTAA
- the gmk gene encoding guanylate kinase: protein MGKVIIFSAPSGSGKSTIVNYLLSKNLGLEFSVSATCRAPRGEEKHGKEYYFFSTDEFKKRIETEEFLEWEEVYPGCFYGTLKSELERIWKAGHAVVFDVDVVGGVNIKKIFGNQALSIFIKAPSVETLRQRLIGRGTDSMEKIEQRVAKAEYEMTFADKFDVVIVNDNLDTALAEAEKAVRDFLK from the coding sequence ATGGGTAAGGTAATCATATTTTCAGCTCCTAGCGGATCGGGGAAAAGTACGATCGTGAATTACTTGTTGTCGAAGAATTTGGGGTTGGAGTTTTCGGTGTCGGCAACGTGTAGAGCTCCCCGAGGAGAGGAGAAACATGGGAAAGAGTATTATTTCTTTTCGACGGATGAGTTTAAAAAGAGAATAGAAACGGAGGAATTTTTGGAGTGGGAAGAGGTTTATCCGGGATGTTTCTATGGAACGTTGAAGAGTGAACTGGAGCGTATTTGGAAGGCCGGCCATGCCGTGGTATTTGACGTGGATGTTGTTGGAGGGGTGAATATCAAGAAAATATTTGGGAATCAGGCGCTATCTATCTTTATTAAGGCACCTTCTGTCGAGACTTTGCGGCAGCGGTTGATTGGACGGGGAACAGATTCCATGGAGAAGATTGAACAAAGGGTGGCCAAAGCGGAGTATGAAATGACATTTGCCGATAAATTTGACGTGGTCATTGTGAATGACAATTTGGATACGGCCTTAGCCGAGGCAGAAAAGGCCGTAAGAGATTTTTTGAAATAA